In a genomic window of Asticcacaulis sp.:
- the rhmD gene encoding L-rhamnonate dehydratase, producing the protein MRNFPKIKQVRASVIKGGDGGGGADYHDQGEGHWIDNHIATSMGRYPEYRQSRKSFGINVLGTLVVEIEADDGMVGFAVTTGGEPAAYMVEKHFARFLEGRSPFDYERIWDQMYFASQYYGRKGLVVNAISGVDLALWDLMGRLRGEPVYHMLGGAVRDELQFYATGARPDLAKEMGFIGGKMPLLHGPIEGDAGLKKNVEMLADMRKLCGDDFWLMWDCWMALDVNYATKLAHACAPHGLKWIEEAISPDDYWGYQQLKKNVPAGMLVTTGEHEATRWGFRMLMEMDCCDLIQPDVGWCGGVTELLKISAMADSRGIMVVPHGSSVYSYHFVITRHNSPFAEFLMMAPKADHVAPMFHPQLLGEPVPVNGRLNVSALDKPGFGVELNPEIKLHRPYTH; encoded by the coding sequence ATGCGAAATTTTCCCAAGATCAAGCAAGTGCGCGCCAGCGTCATCAAGGGCGGTGACGGCGGCGGCGGCGCCGATTATCACGACCAGGGCGAAGGCCACTGGATAGACAACCATATCGCCACCTCGATGGGCCGCTATCCGGAATATCGCCAGAGCCGCAAGTCATTCGGCATCAATGTGCTGGGCACGCTGGTGGTCGAGATCGAGGCCGATGACGGTATGGTCGGTTTCGCGGTCACCACCGGCGGCGAACCGGCGGCCTATATGGTGGAAAAGCACTTCGCGCGTTTTCTGGAAGGCCGTTCGCCATTCGATTACGAACGCATCTGGGACCAGATGTATTTCGCCTCGCAATATTATGGCCGCAAGGGCCTGGTGGTGAACGCCATTTCCGGCGTCGACCTGGCCCTGTGGGATCTGATGGGGCGCCTGCGCGGCGAGCCGGTTTATCATATGCTGGGCGGCGCGGTGCGTGACGAGTTGCAGTTCTATGCCACCGGCGCCCGCCCGGATCTGGCGAAGGAAATGGGCTTTATCGGCGGCAAGATGCCGCTGCTGCACGGGCCGATCGAAGGCGATGCTGGCCTGAAGAAGAATGTCGAGATGCTGGCCGATATGCGAAAGCTATGCGGCGATGACTTCTGGCTGATGTGGGACTGCTGGATGGCGCTCGACGTCAACTATGCCACGAAGCTCGCCCATGCCTGTGCGCCGCATGGCCTGAAGTGGATCGAGGAAGCGATCAGCCCGGACGATTACTGGGGCTATCAGCAACTCAAAAAGAATGTTCCTGCCGGTATGCTGGTCACCACCGGTGAGCACGAAGCCACGCGCTGGGGCTTCCGCATGTTGATGGAAATGGACTGCTGCGACCTGATCCAGCCCGATGTTGGCTGGTGTGGCGGCGTGACTGAACTGCTGAAGATTTCAGCCATGGCCGACTCACGCGGCATCATGGTCGTGCCGCACGGTTCCTCGGTTTATTCCTATCACTTCGTCATCACGCGTCACAATTCGCCGTTTGCCGAATTCCTGATGATGGCGCCCAAGGCCGATCATGTCGCCCCAATGTTCCACCCGCAATTGCTGGGCGAGCCGGTGCCGGTCAATGGCCGCCTCAATGTTTCCGCACTGGATAAGCCGGGCTTCGGTGTCGAACTGAATCCGGAGATCAAGCTGCATCGTCCCTATACGCACTAA
- a CDS encoding IclR family transcriptional regulator: MDNLSSRDGEGESGGKSLAGAQTLVRGLDVMMAVAANARSLPQLSEALGLTRSTTHRLATTLVEQRFLNFTPRVGYSLGPKLLELGHLASRQMNLPRIAHDHLLALSLDTGDTVHLGILDGERALYLDKVQGSRRIEISSRIGERQPLRSTGIGKALLLDATDDELATVYMREGREWPGYRVDFETWMDRMRDYAAKGYAYDLEENEDRIRCVAAPIRDAGNRIIGSISVSSAAQYMDDARMSALTEQVLATVHAISHEFGWTEISKKSDFPS; the protein is encoded by the coding sequence ATGGATAATTTGAGCAGCAGGGACGGAGAGGGCGAAAGCGGCGGCAAATCACTGGCCGGCGCCCAGACCCTGGTGCGCGGCCTCGATGTCATGATGGCGGTGGCCGCCAATGCGCGCAGCCTGCCACAACTCTCCGAAGCCCTGGGCCTGACGCGCTCGACCACGCACCGCCTGGCCACCACCCTGGTGGAGCAAAGGTTCCTCAATTTTACGCCGCGCGTTGGTTATTCGCTGGGGCCGAAGCTGCTGGAACTCGGTCACCTCGCCTCGCGCCAGATGAACCTGCCGCGTATCGCCCATGACCATCTGCTGGCCCTGTCGCTTGATACCGGCGATACCGTCCATCTCGGCATACTGGATGGTGAGCGTGCCCTCTATCTCGACAAGGTCCAGGGCAGCCGCCGCATCGAAATCAGTTCGCGCATTGGCGAACGCCAACCCCTGCGCTCCACCGGTATCGGCAAGGCACTGCTGCTCGATGCCACCGATGATGAGCTGGCGACGGTCTATATGCGCGAAGGCCGCGAGTGGCCGGGTTACCGCGTCGATTTCGAGACCTGGATGGATCGGATGCGCGATTACGCCGCGAAGGGCTATGCCTACGATCTCGAAGAAAACGAAGACCGTATCCGCTGTGTGGCCGCGCCGATCCGCGACGCCGGCAACCGGATCATCGGCTCGATCAGCGTCTCCTCGGCCGCGCAATATATGGATGACGCCCGCATGAGCGCGCTCACCGAACAGGTGCTCGCCACCGTCCACGCCATTTCGCACGAATTCGGCTGGACGGAGATTAGTAAAAAATCAGATTTTCCGTCATGA